A single window of Hymenobacter sp. APR13 DNA harbors:
- a CDS encoding IS3 family transposase, producing MSTYRYIAQCQVRVPVRQLCRVLHIAPSAYYAWHRQQGQPVPEPAWQVAVRQAFVRHSQRYGTRRLRAEVQAEGHGVGRWRIRRVLKAHGLRAQQPRSFVPRTTDSDPAVRAAPNRLLGQPAPTAPNRVWVGDITYLPRQGGGWLYLAIWLDRCSRKIVGWDVRDTMPEDLVSEALRRALVVRRPAAGLVVHSDQGSQYTATRFKALVAQHGALQSMSRRGNCYDNAHAESFWSRFKAELLDGGSFPGLAEAKLEISHHIAYYNAERRHSALGYHSPNHFETQLQTTSQLCSA from the coding sequence GTGAGTACGTACCGATACATCGCCCAGTGCCAGGTGCGGGTGCCCGTACGCCAGCTCTGCCGCGTGTTGCACATCGCGCCCAGCGCATACTACGCCTGGCACCGGCAGCAGGGCCAACCTGTACCCGAGCCGGCCTGGCAAGTAGCCGTACGCCAAGCATTTGTACGCCACAGCCAGCGCTACGGTACGCGCCGGCTGCGGGCCGAGGTGCAGGCCGAAGGCCATGGCGTGGGCCGTTGGCGCATTCGGCGCGTGCTCAAAGCGCACGGCTTGCGCGCCCAGCAGCCCCGCTCGTTCGTGCCCCGCACCACCGATTCCGACCCGGCCGTGCGCGCCGCCCCCAACCGCTTACTCGGCCAACCGGCCCCCACCGCCCCGAACCGGGTCTGGGTGGGCGACATCACGTACTTGCCCCGCCAGGGCGGCGGCTGGCTGTACTTAGCCATCTGGCTCGACCGCTGCTCGCGCAAAATCGTGGGCTGGGACGTGCGCGATACCATGCCCGAGGACTTGGTCAGCGAGGCCTTGCGCCGGGCCCTGGTCGTGCGCCGGCCCGCGGCTGGACTGGTCGTGCACTCCGACCAGGGCAGCCAGTACACGGCTACCCGCTTCAAAGCCCTGGTCGCCCAACACGGCGCACTGCAAAGCATGAGCCGGCGCGGCAACTGCTACGACAACGCCCACGCCGAATCGTTTTGGAGCCGCTTCAAGGCTGAACTGCTCGACGGCGGCAGCTTCCCCGGCCTGGCCGAAGCCAAGCTCGAAATCAGCCACCATATTGCCTATTACAACGCCGAACGCCGACATTCTGCTCTCGGCTATCACTCGCCCAACCACTTCGAAACCCAACTTCAAACAACGTCCCAATTGTGTTCGGCTTAG
- a CDS encoding LexA family protein has translation MTTIELIEVGEPTTTLWLPVFASLVPAGFPSPASDELEELFDLNRILFRHPEATYLIRVSGESMQGAEIHAGDLLAVDKHLEADHNHIVVAVLEGECTVKRLVRRGTAWWLQAENPAYPDYCITEPDNLRIWGVVTHVVHELIPGKLTALLRSRD, from the coding sequence ATGACGACCATTGAACTCATTGAAGTCGGCGAGCCGACCACCACGCTGTGGCTGCCCGTCTTTGCCTCTCTGGTGCCCGCCGGCTTCCCGTCGCCGGCCTCCGACGAGCTGGAGGAGCTCTTCGACCTGAACCGCATCCTGTTCCGCCACCCCGAAGCTACCTACCTCATCCGGGTGTCGGGCGAGAGCATGCAGGGCGCGGAAATCCACGCCGGCGACCTGCTGGCCGTCGACAAGCACCTCGAAGCCGACCACAACCACATTGTGGTTGCCGTGCTGGAAGGGGAGTGCACCGTCAAGCGCCTGGTGCGCCGCGGCACCGCCTGGTGGCTGCAGGCCGAAAACCCCGCTTACCCCGACTACTGCATCACCGAGCCCGACAACCTGCGCATCTGGGGCGTGGTCACCCATGTCGTGCACGAGCTCATCCCCGGCAAGCTCACCGCCCTGCTCCGTAGCCGGGATTAG
- a CDS encoding transposase gives MAAKTSGSSPDKRRKYDEAFKVEALRLASESRSTQAAARELGISPKLLYRWQQAQVVAEVGSVEVARDPEVRALRAANKRLAQELDILKKALVIFGQPTP, from the coding sequence ATGGCAGCAAAAACCAGCGGGTCGTCGCCCGACAAACGGCGTAAATACGACGAGGCGTTCAAGGTCGAGGCCCTGCGCTTGGCGTCCGAGAGCCGCAGTACGCAAGCCGCAGCCCGCGAGTTGGGCATCAGCCCCAAGCTGCTCTACCGCTGGCAGCAGGCCCAAGTGGTGGCCGAGGTCGGCAGCGTCGAAGTGGCCCGTGACCCGGAGGTGCGTGCTCTGCGCGCCGCCAACAAGCGGCTGGCGCAGGAGCTGGATATTTTAAAAAAAGCCTTGGTCATCTTCGGCCAGCCGACCCCGTGA